Proteins encoded by one window of Salicibibacter halophilus:
- the asnB gene encoding asparagine synthase B — protein MAGRLPAEKKNQVLQSMTHRGPDEGDDIVLDAFHLGHRRLSVVDVNNGKQPIANDDRTKWIVVDGVIYNYQALKNELPDTTNYVIESDSEVPLKWYEQEGPSAVKRLNGAFAFVIVDSGQKTFMAARDTLGSKPLYYGENEEEEMVFASELKTLYIVTADVHEFPAGHYYTPEEGFVEYHRIRQPAENEIFSTSESSQMLEGIRKSLGQAVEKMLMADVEVGVLLSGGLDSSLIAMLADERRKTKQPLKSFCVGSADSEDVRRAREVAEEIGTEHYEYIYTEQELIDQLPEVIYHLESFDASLVRSAIPTYFVSKLAAKHVKVILSGEGADELFSGYDYLKGIKDTHKLNEELIRIINTLHNINSQRTDRMSMAHSLELRTPFLDLDMITYAMKIPAELKLKDDQIEKWVLRQAYDGALADEIIWRDKAEFSEGSGALDILEAYAEKQYSEQEVEEARQENEWVRSKQELLYYQIFKRYFPDRSILSAVGHWATS, from the coding sequence ATGGCTGGGCGATTACCTGCGGAAAAAAAGAATCAAGTGTTGCAATCGATGACCCACCGTGGTCCGGACGAAGGGGACGACATCGTATTGGATGCTTTTCATCTCGGTCATCGAAGGTTGTCGGTCGTTGATGTTAATAATGGAAAACAACCAATCGCAAATGACGATCGCACAAAATGGATCGTTGTTGACGGCGTCATTTATAATTATCAAGCTTTAAAAAACGAATTGCCGGATACAACCAACTACGTAATTGAATCAGACAGTGAAGTGCCGCTTAAATGGTATGAACAAGAAGGTCCGTCAGCTGTCAAACGTTTAAATGGCGCATTTGCTTTCGTAATTGTGGATTCGGGGCAAAAAACCTTCATGGCAGCCAGAGATACGCTTGGCAGTAAACCACTTTACTACGGGGAAAATGAAGAAGAAGAGATGGTTTTCGCTTCGGAGTTGAAAACGTTGTATATCGTAACCGCTGATGTGCATGAATTTCCGGCCGGGCATTATTATACCCCGGAGGAAGGCTTTGTGGAATATCACCGTATTCGGCAACCGGCTGAAAACGAAATTTTTTCTACTTCTGAATCATCGCAAATGCTGGAAGGCATTCGTAAATCCCTTGGCCAAGCGGTGGAAAAAATGTTGATGGCGGATGTAGAGGTTGGCGTTCTGCTAAGCGGGGGGCTGGATAGCAGTCTAATTGCCATGTTGGCAGATGAACGCCGAAAAACAAAGCAACCTCTCAAGTCTTTTTGTGTCGGTAGCGCAGACAGTGAAGATGTGCGGCGAGCACGTGAAGTTGCCGAAGAAATTGGTACGGAACACTATGAGTATATTTACACCGAACAGGAATTAATCGACCAGCTGCCGGAAGTCATTTATCACCTTGAGTCTTTTGATGCTTCGCTCGTCCGAAGTGCCATTCCTACGTATTTTGTGTCAAAATTGGCAGCCAAACATGTGAAAGTGATTCTTTCAGGGGAAGGCGCGGATGAATTATTTTCAGGATATGATTATTTGAAAGGCATCAAAGACACGCATAAGTTAAATGAAGAATTGATTCGGATCATTAACACGCTCCATAACATTAATTCCCAACGCACAGACCGTATGAGCATGGCGCATTCCCTGGAATTGCGCACGCCATTCCTTGATTTGGATATGATCACGTACGCCATGAAAATTCCCGCTGAACTAAAATTAAAAGATGACCAAATCGAAAAATGGGTGCTGCGGCAAGCGTATGACGGTGCTCTCGCAGACGAAATTATCTGGAGAGACAAGGCCGAATTCTCCGAAGGGAGCGGCGCGCTGGATATTCTCGAAGCTTACGCTGAAAAACAATACAGCGAACAAGAAGTGGAAGAAGCAAGGCAGGAAAATGAATGGGTCCGCTCCAAACAGGAACTTCTTTACTACCAGATTTTTAAACGCTACTTCCCTGACCGTTCGATTCTTTCAGCCGTCGGCCATTGGGCAACGAGCTGA